A single region of the Methylocystis echinoides genome encodes:
- a CDS encoding class I SAM-dependent methyltransferase — MKNITAGVAAALLLGGFSAIAQVPADSPPAKMMEHGAGHKMGDHKGMSGDGAYHHRFEDAEKWAKQFDKPERDEWQKPDQLLDALKLPANASVADIGAGTGYFSVRIAKRAPQGKVFAADVEKDMVRYLGERAKREGLSNVTPVQAAPDTANLPEPVDVILLVDTYHHIGNRVDYFKMLQSSLKPGGKLVIVDFRMDSPEGPPKEHRVSIETTTEELKSAGYTLVETQDFLPRQYFAVFKKSGA; from the coding sequence ATGAAGAACATAACTGCCGGCGTCGCCGCCGCCCTGCTTTTGGGCGGTTTTTCGGCCATTGCCCAGGTTCCAGCGGACTCGCCGCCTGCGAAGATGATGGAGCATGGCGCTGGCCACAAGATGGGCGATCACAAGGGTATGAGCGGCGACGGCGCCTATCACCATCGCTTCGAGGACGCCGAAAAATGGGCCAAGCAATTCGACAAACCCGAGCGCGACGAATGGCAGAAGCCTGATCAGCTTCTCGACGCTTTGAAGCTTCCGGCGAACGCTTCGGTCGCCGACATCGGAGCCGGCACGGGCTATTTCTCGGTGCGCATCGCCAAGCGAGCGCCGCAGGGCAAGGTCTTTGCGGCGGATGTTGAGAAAGATATGGTGCGTTATCTCGGCGAACGCGCGAAGAGGGAAGGACTGAGCAATGTCACGCCGGTCCAGGCCGCGCCGGATACCGCCAATTTGCCCGAGCCGGTTGACGTGATCCTGCTCGTTGACACCTATCACCACATCGGAAATCGCGTCGATTATTTCAAAATGCTGCAGTCGTCCCTGAAGCCCGGAGGAAAGCTCGTGATCGTCGACTTCCGCATGGACAGCCCCGAGGGCCCGCCGAAGGAGCATCGCGTCTCCATCGAGACGACGACCGAGGAACTGAAGTCGGCAGGATATACGCTGGTCGAGACGCAGGACTTCCTGCCGCGGCAGTATTTTGCGGTCTTCAAGAAAAGCGGCGCCTAA